The Candidatus Mycolicibacterium alkanivorans genome contains a region encoding:
- a CDS encoding NHL repeat-containing protein encodes MSRYTVRHNISGVGTRPDVAPDVDLTDGWSPALWLGAPAPGGLALPPAKPSMAWMYSPRGVFVGEHELVVADSGNHRVLIWHETPCCDEQPADVVLGQPDGETEGRAAGGRGPERGMNLPTGALVHDGRLIIADAWHHRILVWNSVPQRNDVAPDVILGQPDASSVQANRGGECSASTLYWPFGIAVIGSTFWVTDTGNRRVLGWRNGIPEPGQPADIVLGQPDASAREENRGADAGPASFRWPHDITGHDDLLLIVDAGDHRVLGWSPPPQADRDADMVLGQADFTTADEWPYGPHTNDRLRFPYAACLDSGRLAVADTANNRVLLWDGVPTDGRGADHVLAQPGFGSNGENRWTAVQRDTLCWPYGLSLRADTLAVADSGNNRVMVWRRR; translated from the coding sequence ATGAGCCGATACACCGTCCGGCACAACATCAGCGGTGTGGGGACGCGCCCGGACGTCGCGCCCGACGTCGACCTCACCGACGGCTGGTCACCGGCGCTCTGGCTGGGGGCGCCGGCACCCGGCGGTTTGGCCCTTCCGCCGGCCAAGCCCTCGATGGCATGGATGTACTCCCCGCGCGGGGTTTTCGTCGGTGAGCACGAGCTCGTGGTGGCCGACTCCGGCAACCACCGGGTGCTGATATGGCACGAGACGCCCTGCTGCGACGAGCAGCCCGCAGATGTGGTGCTGGGCCAGCCCGACGGCGAGACCGAGGGCCGCGCCGCGGGTGGGCGGGGGCCCGAGCGTGGCATGAACCTGCCCACCGGAGCGCTGGTGCACGACGGCAGGCTGATCATCGCCGACGCCTGGCACCACCGAATCCTGGTGTGGAACAGCGTGCCTCAGCGCAACGACGTCGCACCCGATGTGATACTCGGCCAGCCCGACGCGTCGTCGGTGCAGGCGAACCGCGGCGGGGAGTGCTCGGCCTCCACGCTCTACTGGCCGTTCGGGATAGCGGTCATCGGATCCACGTTCTGGGTGACCGACACCGGGAACCGCCGGGTTCTCGGTTGGCGCAACGGGATACCCGAGCCCGGCCAGCCTGCCGATATCGTGCTCGGCCAGCCGGATGCGAGCGCGCGCGAGGAGAACCGCGGCGCAGACGCCGGCCCGGCAAGCTTCCGCTGGCCGCACGACATCACCGGACACGACGACCTGCTGCTCATCGTCGACGCCGGCGACCACCGCGTGCTGGGCTGGTCTCCCCCTCCGCAGGCCGATCGCGACGCCGACATGGTGCTGGGCCAAGCGGATTTCACCACCGCTGACGAATGGCCCTACGGCCCGCACACCAACGACCGGTTGCGGTTCCCGTATGCGGCATGCCTCGATTCTGGGAGGTTGGCCGTCGCCGACACCGCCAACAACCGGGTGCTCCTGTGGGACGGTGTTCCCACCGACGGTCGCGGCGCCGATCACGTGCTGGCTCAGCCCGGCTTCGGCTCCAACGGCGAGAACCGCTGGACCGCCGTGCAGCGCGACACCCTG